A single region of the Enterobacter cloacae complex sp. R_G8 genome encodes:
- a CDS encoding alpha/beta fold hydrolase, which produces MKTVSILTAGLLAMSASAFAQSETSVVLVHGAFADGSSWNKVISLLQKRHTEVIAVQLPLTSLKDDVAATRRAIARAHGDVVLVGHSWGGTVISEAGNDARVKSLVYVAAFAPDAGQSTAELANSYPAPPGSAGIAKTADGFLYLPPASVSKDFAPDVKPGEQQIIDATQGPIKGDAFGEKITRAAWHAKPSWYVVSKNDRMINPELERAMAKAIHANTTEVAASHVSMVSQPEAIARTIEQARQMH; this is translated from the coding sequence ATGAAAACAGTATCGATACTGACGGCGGGTCTGCTGGCGATGTCGGCCAGCGCCTTTGCGCAGAGTGAAACCAGCGTGGTGCTGGTGCATGGCGCCTTTGCCGACGGCAGCAGCTGGAACAAGGTGATTTCCCTTTTACAGAAACGCCACACCGAGGTTATCGCCGTTCAGCTGCCGCTCACGTCGCTGAAAGATGACGTAGCGGCCACCCGGCGCGCCATCGCCCGCGCACACGGGGACGTAGTACTGGTAGGTCACTCCTGGGGCGGCACCGTGATTAGCGAGGCCGGCAACGATGCGCGGGTGAAATCGCTGGTGTATGTGGCGGCGTTCGCGCCGGACGCCGGCCAGTCAACGGCAGAGCTGGCGAATAGCTACCCGGCGCCCCCGGGGAGCGCGGGTATCGCGAAAACCGCGGACGGCTTTTTATACCTGCCGCCTGCGTCGGTCAGTAAGGACTTCGCACCGGATGTGAAACCGGGTGAACAACAGATTATCGACGCCACACAGGGGCCAATAAAGGGCGATGCGTTTGGTGAAAAGATCACTCGCGCGGCGTGGCACGCTAAACCGAGCTGGTATGTGGTAAGCAAGAACGACCGGATGATCAATCCTGAGCTTGAACGCGCGATGGCGAAGGCCATCCATGCGAACACCACCGAGGTCGCGGCAAGCCACGTGTCGATGGTGAGCCAGCCGGAAGCCATTGCGCGCACGATTGAGCAGGCGAGGCAGATGCACTGA
- a CDS encoding sugar ABC transporter ATP-binding protein: protein MSQPLLKVTELAKSFSGVWALSNAQLTVGPGEIHALLGENGAGKSTLLKALAGAQPQTRGEIWFNGETLPVDDSPVERQNKGIITIYQEFNLLPNMTVAENMFLGREPRKRNLIVDEKAVNQEAQVILDYLQLNVAPTTPVARLSVAQQQMVEIARALTLNARLIIMDEPSAALSDSEVESLHRVVRELKNRGVSIIYVTHRLHEVFQLCDRFTVFQDGRFTGTGAVAETNVEQLIRLMVGRDVAFNRRPASETHHEDKPIRLAVKGLSREKPPLDPHGIALHDISFHVHAGEVLGIAGLVGAGRTEVARCLFGADAFTSGSFELDGVPYQPRDPLYALDQGVALVPEDRKKEGAVLGLSIRDNLSLSCLSSLLHWRWFVNTRKEDDLIESYRQALQIKMVNSAQEVRKLSGGNQQKVILARCMALNPRVLIVDEPTRGIDVGTKSEVHQVLFDMAKKGVAVIVISSDLPEVMAVSDRIITLSEGRVTGEIHGDDANEERLMTMMAINHNALNAA, encoded by the coding sequence ATGTCGCAACCCTTACTGAAAGTGACCGAGCTGGCGAAAAGCTTTTCCGGCGTCTGGGCGCTGAGCAATGCCCAGTTGACCGTCGGGCCGGGAGAAATCCACGCCCTGCTGGGGGAAAACGGGGCGGGAAAATCCACGCTGCTGAAGGCGCTTGCGGGCGCGCAGCCGCAAACGCGCGGGGAGATCTGGTTCAACGGCGAAACGCTGCCGGTAGATGACTCCCCGGTGGAACGACAGAACAAGGGCATTATTACCATCTATCAGGAATTTAACCTGCTGCCCAACATGACCGTCGCGGAAAACATGTTCCTGGGGCGCGAGCCGCGCAAGCGGAACCTGATCGTCGATGAAAAAGCGGTAAACCAGGAGGCGCAGGTCATTCTCGATTACCTGCAGCTGAACGTTGCGCCGACCACGCCTGTCGCCCGCCTGAGCGTCGCCCAGCAGCAGATGGTGGAGATCGCCCGGGCGCTGACCCTCAACGCCCGCTTAATCATTATGGACGAACCTTCCGCCGCGCTGAGCGACAGCGAGGTGGAAAGCCTGCACCGCGTGGTGCGGGAGCTTAAAAACCGCGGCGTGAGCATTATCTATGTAACACATCGCCTGCATGAAGTTTTCCAGCTCTGCGACCGTTTCACCGTTTTTCAGGATGGCCGTTTCACCGGCACCGGCGCGGTGGCAGAAACGAACGTAGAGCAGCTGATCCGCCTGATGGTCGGGCGCGACGTGGCGTTTAACCGCCGTCCCGCCAGCGAAACCCATCATGAGGATAAACCCATCCGTCTGGCCGTGAAGGGGCTGAGCCGCGAAAAGCCGCCGCTGGATCCGCACGGTATTGCCCTGCATGACATCAGCTTCCATGTCCACGCGGGTGAGGTGCTGGGTATCGCCGGACTGGTGGGTGCAGGACGCACCGAAGTGGCCCGCTGCCTGTTTGGCGCAGACGCCTTTACTTCTGGCAGCTTTGAGCTGGACGGCGTGCCGTACCAGCCGCGCGACCCGCTGTATGCCCTCGATCAGGGCGTGGCGCTGGTGCCGGAAGATCGCAAAAAAGAGGGGGCGGTGCTGGGGCTGTCGATTCGCGACAACCTGTCGCTCTCCTGCCTTTCGTCACTGCTGCACTGGCGCTGGTTCGTCAATACCCGCAAAGAAGACGATCTGATTGAGTCCTACCGCCAGGCGCTGCAGATCAAAATGGTCAACAGCGCGCAGGAGGTGCGCAAGCTCTCCGGCGGTAACCAGCAAAAAGTGATCCTCGCGCGCTGCATGGCGCTCAACCCGCGGGTGCTGATCGTCGATGAGCCAACGCGTGGCATCGACGTGGGGACCAAATCAGAAGTGCACCAGGTGCTGTTTGACATGGCGAAAAAGGGCGTGGCGGTGATTGTGATCTCCTCCGATCTGCCTGAAGTGATGGCGGTGTCCGACCGGATCATCACCCTGAGCGAAGGCCGGGTCACCGGCGAGATCCACGGCGATGATGCCAACGAAGAGCGGCTGATGACGATGATGGCCATCAACCACAACGCCCTGAACGCGGCATAA
- the iolB gene encoding 5-deoxy-glucuronate isomerase has protein sequence MSRLLSRWQQPNAEGRTQSVTPERAGWGYVGFEAYELQEGQQLTLPAVSEERCLVLVAGRASISTPSAQFNDIGERMSPFERIKPWAVYVTPQETVQVKALTKLELAVCAAPGKGSWPTRLIAPQDIDAEARGKGHNQRYVHNILPEDKPADSLLVVEVWTNEGCTSSYPSHKHDTDNPPQETYLEETYYHRLNPEQGFCMQRVYTDDRTLDECMAVYNRDVVMVPKGYHPVATMAGYDSYYLNVMAGPVRKWMFTWEEDHAWINRDYPAESGG, from the coding sequence ATGTCACGTCTGTTATCACGCTGGCAACAGCCGAACGCTGAGGGGCGGACCCAGTCCGTCACGCCGGAACGCGCCGGGTGGGGATATGTTGGCTTTGAGGCCTATGAGCTGCAGGAGGGGCAGCAGCTGACGCTGCCGGCGGTCAGCGAAGAGCGCTGTCTGGTGCTGGTGGCCGGGCGCGCATCCATCAGCACGCCTTCCGCGCAGTTTAACGATATTGGCGAGCGGATGAGCCCGTTCGAGCGCATCAAGCCGTGGGCGGTGTACGTTACCCCGCAGGAGACGGTGCAGGTGAAGGCGCTCACGAAGCTGGAACTGGCGGTTTGCGCCGCTCCGGGTAAAGGTAGCTGGCCGACGCGGTTGATTGCACCGCAGGATATCGACGCTGAAGCGCGCGGCAAAGGCCATAACCAGCGCTACGTACACAACATTCTGCCGGAAGACAAACCGGCTGACAGCCTGCTGGTGGTGGAGGTCTGGACCAACGAAGGCTGCACCAGCTCGTACCCGAGTCATAAGCACGACACGGATAATCCGCCCCAGGAGACGTATCTGGAGGAGACCTATTACCATCGCCTCAACCCGGAGCAGGGGTTCTGCATGCAGCGGGTCTACACTGACGACAGAACGCTGGATGAATGCATGGCGGTCTACAACCGTGATGTGGTGATGGTGCCGAAGGGCTACCACCCGGTGGCAACCATGGCGGGGTATGACAGCTACTACCTCAACGTAATGGCCGGGCCGGTGCGCAAATGGATGTTCACGTGGGAAGAGGACCACGCGTGGATTAACCGGGATTATCCCGCAGAGAGTGGGGGCTGA
- the iolE gene encoding myo-inosose-2 dehydratase, translating to MSVQLGINPLTWTNDDLPSLGAETPLETCLSEGKEAGFAGFELGNKFPREARLLGPILQRHDLQLVSGWYSGRLLERSVEEEIAAVQSHLTLLRELGAKVLVFAEVSGCIHGEQQTPVHLRPRFPLARWKEYGEKLTEFALYTQQQGVQIAYHHHMGTVIESADDVDNLMTHTGEEVGLLLDTGHLTFAGADPLAVAQRWASRINHVHCKDVRADVLADVKNRKTSFLDAVLSGVFTVPGDGCVDYPPIMQLLKAQDYHGWLVVEAEQDPAIAHPLTYARLGYNNLSRLARDAGLI from the coding sequence ATGAGTGTGCAATTAGGCATTAACCCGCTGACATGGACTAACGACGATCTGCCTTCCCTTGGTGCCGAAACGCCGCTGGAGACCTGTCTGAGCGAGGGGAAAGAGGCCGGTTTTGCCGGTTTCGAACTGGGCAACAAATTCCCGCGTGAAGCGCGCCTGCTTGGCCCCATTTTGCAGCGCCACGATCTGCAGCTGGTCTCTGGCTGGTACTCCGGTCGCCTGCTGGAGCGCAGCGTGGAAGAGGAGATTGCTGCCGTGCAGTCCCACCTGACGCTGCTGCGTGAGCTGGGGGCTAAAGTGCTGGTATTTGCGGAGGTGAGCGGCTGCATTCACGGCGAGCAGCAGACGCCGGTGCATCTGCGCCCGCGCTTCCCGCTGGCACGCTGGAAGGAGTATGGCGAGAAGCTCACGGAATTTGCCCTCTACACCCAGCAGCAGGGCGTGCAAATTGCCTATCACCACCATATGGGGACGGTAATTGAGTCCGCCGACGACGTGGACAACCTGATGACCCATACCGGCGAAGAGGTCGGGTTGCTGCTGGACACCGGTCACCTGACCTTTGCCGGGGCCGACCCGCTGGCGGTGGCGCAGCGCTGGGCGTCGCGCATCAACCACGTTCACTGCAAAGACGTGCGTGCCGACGTGCTGGCGGATGTCAAAAACCGCAAAACCAGCTTCCTCGATGCGGTGCTGAGCGGCGTATTTACCGTGCCGGGCGACGGTTGCGTGGATTATCCGCCGATCATGCAGCTGCTGAAAGCGCAGGATTATCACGGCTGGCTGGTGGTGGAGGCGGAGCAGGATCCGGCGATTGCCCATCCGCTGACCTATGCCCGTCTGGGGTATAACAACCTGAGCCGCCTGGCGCGCGACGCCGGGCTTATCTGA
- a CDS encoding Gfo/Idh/MocA family protein, whose product MKEVRIGLIGTGYIGKAHAIAYAQAPTVFNLRGKLVREMVAEVNPTLAAERAQAFGFNRSTGDWRALVADPAIDVVDICSPNHLHKEMALEAIRHGKHVYSEKPLALNAPDAREMVEAAKRAGVKTLVGFNYMKNPTAQLAKEIIARGEIGEVIHFYGTHNEDYMADPLSPIHWHCFKETAGLGALGDLAAHIVNMAQYLVGEIEQVCGDLKIVVPARPAKAGSSEMIAVENEDQAHAMVRFAGGAQGVIETSRVACGRKMGLSYVITGTKGAISFTQERMAELKLYLHDDPVNRQGFRTLLVGPAHPDYGAFCMGAGHGIGFNDQKTVEVRDLVDGIAADAPMWPDFEEGWKVSRVLDAIALSHQQGRWLNVNDIV is encoded by the coding sequence ATGAAAGAGGTTCGTATTGGATTGATTGGCACCGGGTATATCGGCAAGGCGCATGCCATCGCCTATGCCCAGGCCCCGACGGTGTTCAACCTGCGCGGCAAGCTGGTGCGTGAGATGGTGGCCGAGGTGAACCCGACGCTGGCGGCAGAGCGCGCGCAGGCGTTTGGCTTTAACCGGTCAACCGGAGACTGGCGGGCGCTGGTGGCCGACCCGGCCATTGATGTGGTGGATATTTGCTCGCCCAACCATCTGCATAAAGAGATGGCGCTGGAGGCGATCCGTCACGGCAAGCACGTTTACTCGGAAAAACCGCTGGCGCTGAACGCCCCCGATGCGCGTGAGATGGTGGAGGCCGCGAAGCGGGCAGGGGTGAAAACCCTGGTGGGGTTCAACTACATGAAAAACCCGACGGCGCAGCTGGCGAAAGAGATTATCGCCCGCGGCGAAATAGGCGAGGTGATCCACTTCTACGGCACCCACAACGAAGACTATATGGCTGACCCGCTTTCGCCCATTCACTGGCACTGCTTCAAAGAGACTGCCGGGCTGGGGGCGCTGGGCGATCTGGCGGCGCATATCGTCAATATGGCGCAGTACCTGGTGGGGGAGATTGAGCAGGTTTGCGGCGACCTGAAGATTGTGGTCCCGGCACGTCCGGCAAAGGCCGGGTCGTCGGAGATGATTGCCGTCGAAAACGAGGATCAGGCCCACGCGATGGTACGTTTCGCGGGCGGGGCGCAGGGTGTGATTGAAACCTCCCGCGTCGCCTGCGGCCGCAAGATGGGGCTGTCGTATGTGATCACCGGGACGAAGGGCGCCATTAGCTTCACTCAGGAGCGCATGGCCGAGCTGAAGCTCTATCTGCATGACGATCCGGTCAACCGTCAGGGGTTCCGCACGCTGCTGGTCGGCCCGGCACACCCGGACTACGGCGCGTTCTGTATGGGGGCAGGCCACGGTATTGGCTTTAACGATCAAAAAACGGTGGAAGTGCGTGACCTGGTGGATGGCATTGCCGCCGACGCACCGATGTGGCCGGACTTTGAAGAGGGCTGGAAGGTCTCGCGCGTGCTGGACGCGATCGCACTCTCACACCAGCAAGGCCGCTGGCTGAACGTGAATGATATTGTCTGA
- a CDS encoding sugar ABC transporter substrate-binding protein: MKKLILAALIAMTSGAALAENEQIVFSTPNLAMPFEVHMQRTAVKAAKEMGVKLQVLDGQGSSPKQVADLENAITRGAQGFIVSPNDVNAVSSAVDEIQDAKLPVVTLDRSVDSQKKVPHFGANNYKGGQAIGDFVKSKFPDGAEIILLTGQPGSSSNIERTKGIRDSLKAGGDKYKIVADQTGNWMRSEGMRIVESVLPSLPKRPQVILSANDDMALGAIEALQSQGVKPGEILVTGFDAVPEALARVRDGWLAVTADQRPGFAVQTAMSQLVANVREKKAITGADYPPTLITKENLQQAERIGEAGN, encoded by the coding sequence ATGAAAAAGCTGATCTTAGCCGCCCTCATCGCCATGACGTCCGGGGCCGCCCTCGCCGAAAACGAGCAAATTGTTTTCAGTACGCCAAACCTGGCGATGCCGTTTGAAGTGCACATGCAGCGCACGGCGGTGAAAGCCGCAAAAGAGATGGGCGTAAAGTTGCAGGTGCTGGACGGGCAGGGCAGTTCACCAAAACAGGTGGCTGACCTGGAAAACGCCATCACCCGTGGAGCGCAGGGGTTCATCGTCTCCCCGAACGACGTGAACGCGGTCTCCAGCGCGGTGGATGAAATTCAGGATGCGAAGCTGCCGGTGGTCACGCTCGACCGCTCCGTCGACAGCCAGAAGAAAGTGCCGCACTTTGGCGCCAACAACTATAAAGGCGGCCAGGCGATTGGCGACTTCGTGAAAAGCAAATTCCCCGACGGGGCAGAGATCATTCTGCTCACCGGTCAGCCGGGCTCCTCTTCCAACATCGAACGCACCAAAGGGATCCGCGACAGCCTGAAAGCGGGTGGCGATAAATACAAGATCGTCGCCGATCAGACCGGCAACTGGATGCGTTCTGAAGGGATGCGCATTGTAGAAAGCGTTCTGCCGTCACTGCCGAAACGCCCGCAGGTGATCCTCTCCGCCAACGACGATATGGCGCTGGGCGCGATTGAAGCCCTGCAGAGCCAGGGCGTGAAGCCCGGTGAAATCCTGGTGACCGGCTTTGATGCGGTTCCTGAAGCGCTGGCCCGCGTGCGTGACGGCTGGCTGGCGGTGACTGCGGATCAGCGCCCGGGCTTTGCGGTGCAAACGGCAATGAGCCAGCTGGTGGCCAACGTGCGTGAGAAGAAAGCCATCACTGGCGCGGACTACCCGCCAACGCTTATCACCAAAGAGAACCTGCAGCAGGCTGAGCGTATCGGTGAGGCCGGTAACTAA
- the iolC gene encoding 5-dehydro-2-deoxygluconokinase, whose product MEKQFDVICMGRVAVDLYSQQIGARLEDVSSFAKYLGGSSGNVAYGTARQGLRSSMLARVGDEHMGRFLREELNQVGCDTSHLITDKTRLTALVLLGIKDRDTFPLIFYRDNCADMAITASDVDENYIASARCLAITGTHLSHPQTREAVLTALGYARRHGVRTVLDIDYRPVLWGLTSLGDGETRFIAADQVTRELQEVLHLFDVIVGTEEEFHIAGGSTDTLQALAQVRAVSQATLVCKRGALGCSVYTGAIPARLDDGLTVTGVRVEVLNVLGAGDAFMSGLLRGYLNDEGWEQACRYANACGALVVSRHGCAPAMPSKTELDDYLSRAALVPRPDLDPRLNHLHRVTTRRREWPELCVMAFDHRSQLEDMALQCGASLKRIPALKQLILQASREAASRAGLAGKAGLLCDGTFGQDALNAITGEGWWIGRPIELPGSRPLEMEHGNIGTQLISWPQEHVVKCLVFFHPEDAHGLRLEQEQKIAEVYHACCQSGHELLLEVILPASMPRSDELYLRAISRFYNLGIYPDWWKLPPLTSDGWTALSEIIRRRDPHCRGVVILGLDAPAEQLRAGFNAAAGHELVKGFAVGRTLFGEASRAWLKHDIDDAQLVARIRDNYLQLIAWWRERGHA is encoded by the coding sequence GTGGAAAAGCAGTTTGATGTGATATGCATGGGCCGCGTGGCGGTAGACCTCTACAGTCAGCAGATTGGTGCGCGGCTGGAGGATGTGTCGAGCTTTGCCAAATATCTCGGCGGCTCGTCCGGCAACGTGGCGTACGGCACGGCGCGCCAGGGGCTGCGTTCGTCGATGCTGGCGCGCGTGGGCGACGAGCATATGGGCCGGTTCCTGCGCGAAGAGCTAAATCAGGTGGGCTGTGATACCAGCCATCTGATCACCGATAAAACACGCCTCACGGCGCTGGTGCTACTCGGCATTAAAGACCGGGACACCTTTCCTCTGATTTTTTATCGCGATAACTGCGCGGATATGGCCATTACGGCCAGCGATGTGGACGAAAACTACATCGCCTCCGCACGGTGTCTTGCCATCACCGGGACTCACCTTTCTCATCCCCAGACCCGCGAGGCGGTGCTGACGGCGCTGGGTTACGCCCGCCGTCACGGCGTACGCACGGTGCTGGACATTGATTACCGCCCGGTGCTGTGGGGGCTGACCTCCTTAGGCGACGGCGAAACACGCTTTATCGCGGCCGATCAGGTCACCCGCGAGCTGCAGGAGGTGCTGCACCTCTTCGACGTCATTGTCGGCACCGAGGAGGAGTTCCACATTGCGGGCGGCAGCACCGACACCCTGCAGGCGCTGGCGCAGGTGCGTGCCGTGAGCCAGGCCACGCTGGTCTGCAAACGCGGCGCGCTTGGCTGTTCGGTCTATACCGGTGCCATTCCGGCCCGTCTGGATGACGGCCTGACGGTGACCGGCGTGCGCGTGGAGGTGCTGAACGTCCTCGGCGCGGGGGACGCGTTTATGTCCGGCCTGCTGCGCGGCTACCTGAACGATGAAGGCTGGGAACAGGCATGTCGCTATGCCAACGCCTGCGGCGCGCTGGTGGTTTCGCGCCACGGCTGCGCCCCGGCAATGCCGAGCAAAACTGAGCTGGATGACTATCTCTCGCGCGCCGCACTCGTTCCACGCCCGGATCTCGACCCGCGTCTGAACCATCTGCACCGGGTCACCACCCGTCGCCGCGAATGGCCGGAGCTGTGCGTAATGGCGTTCGATCACCGCAGCCAGCTTGAAGATATGGCGCTGCAGTGCGGGGCGTCGCTCAAACGTATTCCGGCGCTCAAGCAGCTGATCCTGCAGGCCAGCCGCGAGGCGGCGAGCCGTGCCGGGCTGGCAGGCAAAGCGGGTCTGCTGTGTGACGGTACGTTTGGTCAGGACGCGCTTAACGCCATTACCGGCGAAGGGTGGTGGATCGGGCGGCCCATTGAGCTGCCGGGCTCCCGTCCGCTGGAGATGGAGCACGGCAACATCGGCACCCAGCTTATCAGCTGGCCGCAGGAGCACGTGGTGAAGTGCCTGGTCTTTTTCCACCCGGAAGACGCCCACGGCCTGCGCCTGGAGCAGGAGCAGAAAATTGCCGAGGTCTACCACGCCTGCTGCCAGTCCGGGCATGAGCTGCTGCTGGAGGTGATATTGCCCGCCAGCATGCCGCGCAGCGATGAACTTTATCTGCGCGCTATCTCCCGCTTTTACAACCTGGGTATTTACCCGGACTGGTGGAAATTGCCGCCGCTGACATCCGATGGCTGGACGGCACTGAGCGAGATTATCCGGCGTCGGGATCCGCACTGCCGTGGGGTGGTGATCCTTGGGCTGGATGCGCCTGCCGAGCAGCTGCGTGCCGGGTTTAACGCCGCGGCAGGGCACGAACTGGTGAAAGGATTTGCCGTGGGGCGCACGCTGTTTGGCGAAGCTTCCCGCGCATGGCTGAAACACGATATCGACGATGCGCAGCTGGTGGCGCGCATCCGGGACAATTACCTGCAGCTTATCGCCTGGTGGCGCGAGCGCGGACACGCATAA
- a CDS encoding ABC transporter permease, with amino-acid sequence MTQMISKTQAPVKRAGRIDPIAFFERFGVLIFMILLLIFFQSQNSNFFSERNIFNILTEVSIYGIMAVGMTFVILTAGIDLSVGSILAVCAMTAAYVIKGDNFTTVDPNAWGGMSWLIGLGICLAMGTAIGFLHGLGVTRLRLPPFIVTLGGMTIWRGLTLVINDGAPIAGFDQGYRWWGRGELLGISIPIWIFAIVAIGGYLALHKTRWGRFVYAIGGNPEAARLAGVNVKRVLVSVYVLIGCLAGLAGFILSARLGSAEAVAGISFELRVIASVVIGGTSLMGGYGRIGGTIIGSIIMGILINGLVLMNVSAYYQQIITGLIIVLAVAFDTYAKSRRGAL; translated from the coding sequence ATGACGCAGATGATTTCTAAAACGCAGGCCCCGGTCAAACGCGCCGGACGCATCGATCCCATTGCCTTCTTCGAGCGCTTTGGGGTGCTGATTTTCATGATCCTGCTGCTGATCTTCTTCCAGTCGCAGAACAGCAATTTTTTCTCTGAACGCAACATTTTCAACATCCTGACCGAAGTCTCCATCTACGGGATCATGGCCGTGGGGATGACCTTCGTCATCCTGACCGCCGGGATCGACCTCTCCGTCGGATCCATTCTGGCGGTGTGCGCCATGACCGCGGCGTACGTGATTAAAGGCGACAACTTTACCACCGTCGACCCGAACGCCTGGGGCGGCATGAGCTGGCTGATAGGGCTGGGGATTTGTCTGGCGATGGGCACGGCGATTGGCTTCCTGCACGGCCTGGGCGTCACCCGCCTGCGCCTGCCGCCGTTCATCGTCACCCTCGGGGGGATGACCATCTGGCGCGGCCTGACCCTGGTGATTAACGACGGCGCGCCAATCGCCGGTTTCGATCAGGGCTACCGCTGGTGGGGGCGCGGCGAGCTGCTCGGTATCTCCATTCCGATCTGGATCTTCGCCATCGTTGCCATTGGCGGTTATCTGGCGCTGCACAAAACCCGCTGGGGGCGCTTCGTCTACGCCATCGGCGGCAACCCGGAGGCGGCGCGACTGGCGGGGGTGAACGTCAAGCGTGTGCTGGTCAGCGTCTATGTGCTGATTGGCTGTCTGGCGGGGCTGGCGGGCTTCATCCTGAGCGCGCGTCTGGGGAGCGCCGAGGCGGTGGCCGGGATCTCCTTTGAGCTGCGCGTCATTGCCTCGGTGGTGATTGGCGGCACCTCGCTGATGGGCGGCTACGGACGCATCGGCGGCACCATTATCGGCTCCATCATTATGGGCATTCTGATTAACGGCCTGGTGCTGATGAACGTCTCGGCTTACTACCAGCAGATTATCACCGGGTTAATTATCGTTCTGGCGGTGGCGTTTGACACCTACGCCAAGAGCCGTCGCGGCGCACTGTGA
- a CDS encoding MFS transporter, producing METPALPRRLALTAGCNQLINWGISFYMPGTFALAIIADRGWTSPQLYLGLTLAMLVMAAVSPFVARLLARFGGQNVVMSGTLLIAVSCAGMAYTQTLFGWYSAWLVTGIGMRLSLYDALFAALVNLYGQQARKTISRITLAGGLASAVFWPLGDTLLKVMSWQHALQIYALFGLLSAVCIRTLPQQRLAITRSVSAPIPAGERHNGWLYATFIALITFVSNGTSTHLPEFIASVGLPIALGMLWGLGQTGARAIEVMAGARSTPLSLTRFTALAMPLCFLLGLSSTLYAWCAAGFVLGYGAINGLVTIVKATLPLALFSAESYARRTGLLLIPAQLMAAASPFAYAWLNKTLGIAGAMWVSTGLTLVIAGLAIAIVRRSGTQNVSHCIENAPQTSRYKKPPAANISDT from the coding sequence ATGGAAACACCTGCACTTCCCCGCCGCCTCGCCCTCACCGCCGGATGTAATCAACTTATCAACTGGGGGATCTCTTTTTATATGCCCGGCACTTTTGCCCTCGCCATTATCGCCGACAGGGGATGGACATCGCCCCAGCTCTATCTCGGCCTGACGCTGGCGATGCTGGTGATGGCCGCCGTCTCCCCTTTTGTCGCCCGTCTGCTGGCACGCTTTGGCGGGCAAAACGTGGTGATGAGTGGAACGCTGCTGATCGCCGTAAGCTGCGCGGGGATGGCATACACCCAAACCCTTTTCGGCTGGTACAGCGCCTGGCTGGTGACCGGTATCGGGATGCGCCTGTCGCTCTACGATGCGCTATTCGCCGCGCTGGTAAACCTGTATGGACAGCAGGCGCGAAAAACGATCTCACGCATTACGCTGGCAGGTGGGCTGGCGTCTGCTGTTTTTTGGCCGCTGGGAGACACGCTGTTGAAGGTGATGAGCTGGCAGCATGCGCTGCAAATTTACGCTCTTTTTGGACTGCTGAGCGCGGTATGCATTCGAACCCTCCCCCAACAGCGTCTGGCGATTACCCGCAGCGTAAGTGCCCCCATCCCGGCCGGTGAACGGCATAACGGCTGGCTTTACGCAACGTTTATCGCCCTCATTACGTTCGTCTCTAACGGCACATCCACCCACCTGCCGGAGTTTATCGCCAGCGTCGGCCTGCCGATCGCCCTCGGCATGCTGTGGGGACTCGGCCAGACGGGGGCGCGCGCAATCGAGGTCATGGCGGGAGCCCGCTCAACCCCACTCTCCCTTACGCGCTTTACCGCCCTCGCGATGCCGCTCTGCTTTCTTCTTGGGCTAAGCAGTACCCTGTATGCCTGGTGTGCTGCCGGATTTGTGCTGGGCTATGGCGCCATCAACGGGCTGGTGACAATCGTCAAAGCCACGCTACCGCTGGCGCTGTTCAGCGCTGAAAGCTATGCCCGGCGCACTGGTTTGCTTCTGATCCCCGCACAACTGATGGCAGCAGCGTCGCCGTTTGCATACGCATGGCTTAACAAAACGCTGGGGATCGCGGGTGCTATGTGGGTTTCTACCGGGTTAACGCTTGTAATTGCCGGGCTGGCGATCGCCATTGTGCGCCGTTCGGGCACGCAGAATGTATCACACTGTATCGAGAACGCCCCGCAGACAAGCCGGTACAAAAAGCCGCCCGCAGCAAACATCTCTGATACATAA
- a CDS encoding DUF6130 family protein — MIRRYLLLPALAVASVSSWGAPLDNLSAADVNGPAAVAPLEQPQPPARLIVDPPLAGPLSKGAVFIQYRVENLRIEPVFGPDALKVTPRIGHIHVVVDDASWHWADTSGEPVILVGLPAGKHKVTIILADPTHKPLDHKTLEFIVPPHAPVHHF; from the coding sequence ATGATTCGCCGATATTTATTGCTCCCGGCCCTGGCCGTGGCATCGGTCAGCTCTTGGGGGGCACCACTGGATAATCTCAGCGCCGCCGACGTCAACGGTCCGGCTGCCGTTGCCCCGCTTGAGCAGCCCCAGCCGCCCGCCAGGCTGATTGTCGATCCACCGCTGGCAGGCCCGCTGAGTAAGGGTGCCGTCTTTATTCAGTACCGTGTTGAAAACCTGCGCATTGAACCTGTCTTTGGACCCGACGCACTGAAAGTCACTCCGCGCATCGGCCATATTCACGTTGTGGTGGATGACGCATCCTGGCACTGGGCGGACACCAGCGGTGAGCCGGTGATTCTGGTGGGACTGCCCGCCGGAAAACACAAGGTGACCATTATCCTGGCCGACCCGACACATAAGCCTCTCGACCATAAAACCCTTGAGTTCATCGTGCCGCCGCATGCGCCGGTCCACCATTTCTGA